The uncultured Dysgonomonas sp. genome contains the following window.
GTAGAAGTGTTCAATCCGGTGATCGGCAAGCATGCTCTTATTCCCCTTGCAGGCCCAGCCAATAAGCAAGCACGTATAGTAGCAGACAATATTCTCGAAAATAATAAATATAAGTATGCGGGCACAATAGGTACATCTATAGCCAAGGTATTCGACCTTACGGTTGCCGCCACAGGGGCTTCCTCCAAACTATTGGACAGGGAAAATATACCTCATATAACTTCCTATACACATGGGAGTTCGCATGCAGGGTATTATCCCGATGCTTTGCCGCTGTCCGTGAAAATCAATTTTTCACCTGCTGACGGAAAGTTATTAGGGGCTCAGGTCGTAGGCTTCGACGGTGTGGATAAGCGAATCGACCTGTTTGCACAAGTGATAAAAAAGGGTGGTAGTATTTACGATCTGCAGGAAGTGGAACATGCTTATGCACCGCCTTATTCCTCAGCGAAAGACCCTGTTAATATGGCAGGTTTTGTGGCTGATAATATATTGAGAAAAAAAGTAAATATAATTCAGTGGCACGAATTGCAGAAGCTGAACAAATCGGAAATATTTGTTATCGACACCCGCACCGCCGAAGAACATCAGTTTGGACACATCGCAGATTCGGTGAATATCCCTGTGGACGAGATGCGGAGTCGTCTGCCGGAGATACCGGAAGATAAGAAGATCGTATTATACTGTGCTGTCGGACTGAGAGGGTATATTGCTTATCGTATTCTGGCGCAACACGGATATAAAGACATTTTCAACCTGTCGGGAGGGTATAAGACTTATTCCTGCGCCACAGAAGACTATTCAGCTCTACACACAGCTAATATATCCGGTAAAGAAGAAAATAAACCAGCAATACAACAATTCACCAATATGAAAACGATCGCGATAGATGCCTGTGGGCTGCAATGCCCCGGCCCGATAATGCAACTGAAAAAGAATTATGACCAGATAGAAGCGGGTGACCGCCTCGAAATAAAAGTGACCGACCAGGCTTTCGGTGAAGACCTTAATGGATGGAGCCGTATGGTGGGGGCTAAAGTTCTCGGCATGGAAAATTCAGGAGGAGTGATTACTGCTGTTGTGGAGAAACAGTCCGTAGGCGAAAAGTCTGAAAAGTCGGTTGTTCGCGGAGATAATAAAACACTCATTGTTTTCAGTGATGATCTCGACCGTGCATTAGCCTCTTTTGTCATAGCCAACGGAGCGGCGGCTTCGGGGAAGAAGGTAAGTATATTCTTTACATTCTGGGGACTGAATGTGATAAAGAAGCTCGAAAAACCTGCTGTAAAGAAAGACTTTATGGGTAAGATGTTTGGCCTGATGTTGCCGTCGAGCAGTAAAAAATTAAGTCTTTCAAAGATGAATATGGGCGGAATGGGCAGCAAAATGATGCGTATGATAATGAAAGATAAGCGTATCGACAGCCTCGAAAGCCTGATGCAACAGGCAAAAGATAATGGAGTGGAATTTATCGCCTGTTCCATGTCGATGGATGTAATGGGAATAAAGAAAGAGGAACTGATGGACGATATTACCATCGGTGGTGTGGCTGCCTATCTCGACAGGGCTGAGAATGCTAATGTGAATCTGTTTATTTGAGGAATATTAAATTATCTTTGAACAATGGAAAAATTAATAACCATATTGAAACGAAACTGGACATATGTCGTCGGAGCCGCTTCCGGATCCGTCACAGGTTATCTGTACTGGTACTTTATCGGATGCAGCAGCGGCACATGTCCTATTACGGCTTCGCCAGTAAACAGTATCATCTGGGGAGCAGTGATGGGGGGCTTATTGTTCAGCCTTTTCAAAAAAGAAACAAAGAATGAGCAAGATACTTAATAAATGGAGTATGCTGCCTGTCTATATTAAGGGCATGGTATTTGCAATGCTTATAATATACTTTTTATCATCGTGTTGTGTTACAGGATACTGCCAGATGAGCACTACCGATTATAAACAGGCAACAGAAGAAACAAACAAAAAATAACAGTAGGAAGTTATGAAACATATTTTATTGATGCTGTTTATAGCCGGACTGACATTCAGTTCTTGTAACGGGCAAACAAAAAACAATCAACCAAAAGAACAAATTAAAAAGGATACAAAAATGAAAACAATACATTTAAATAAAATAGACTTTTTGAAAAAAGTAGCGAACTATGAGGCTAATCCGGGTGAATTCAAATATCTGGGAGACAAACCCGCACTGATAGATTTTTATGCCGACTGGTGTGGCCCATG
Protein-coding sequences here:
- the trxA gene encoding thioredoxin, which translates into the protein MKHILLMLFIAGLTFSSCNGQTKNNQPKEQIKKDTKMKTIHLNKIDFLKKVANYEANPGEFKYLGDKPALIDFYADWCGPCKAIAPVLEELAAEYDGEIYIYKINTEEEQELAALFGIRSIPSLLFVPMGEEQPQMAQGALPKPALKEAIDKVLLKK
- a CDS encoding DUF6132 family protein translates to MEKLITILKRNWTYVVGAASGSVTGYLYWYFIGCSSGTCPITASPVNSIIWGAVMGGLLFSLFKKETKNEQDT
- a CDS encoding FAD-dependent oxidoreductase, whose product is MKVLIIGGVAGGATAAARLRRMNEDAEIILFERGEYVSYANCGLPYHIGGTISERDRLFVQTVDGFTDRFNIDIRVKSEVTGINTKSKTVTVHNQTTEDTYIESYDKLIVSTGAEPIKPPLTGSDDDRIFSLRNVPDMDKIKRYIDQHKPKTAVVIGGGFIGLEMVENLQDAGIKVSVVERGNQVMAPLDFAMATIVHQHLTQKGVSLYFEEGVTGFESEGDKLSVLLEKSPALDADMVILSIGVRPETKLAREAGLELGSLGGIKVNDYMQTSDKDVYALGDAVEVFNPVIGKHALIPLAGPANKQARIVADNILENNKYKYAGTIGTSIAKVFDLTVAATGASSKLLDRENIPHITSYTHGSSHAGYYPDALPLSVKINFSPADGKLLGAQVVGFDGVDKRIDLFAQVIKKGGSIYDLQEVEHAYAPPYSSAKDPVNMAGFVADNILRKKVNIIQWHELQKLNKSEIFVIDTRTAEEHQFGHIADSVNIPVDEMRSRLPEIPEDKKIVLYCAVGLRGYIAYRILAQHGYKDIFNLSGGYKTYSCATEDYSALHTANISGKEENKPAIQQFTNMKTIAIDACGLQCPGPIMQLKKNYDQIEAGDRLEIKVTDQAFGEDLNGWSRMVGAKVLGMENSGGVITAVVEKQSVGEKSEKSVVRGDNKTLIVFSDDLDRALASFVIANGAAASGKKVSIFFTFWGLNVIKKLEKPAVKKDFMGKMFGLMLPSSSKKLSLSKMNMGGMGSKMMRMIMKDKRIDSLESLMQQAKDNGVEFIACSMSMDVMGIKKEELMDDITIGGVAAYLDRAENANVNLFI